AGGGCGTCTTCGATCTGGATGACGTCCGGCTTCGCGCGGGCGAGCTCGCGACTTTCATCGAGTGCGCCCGCGCGGAATACGGCTTCGAGGACGCCAGGATCGTCGCCGTCGGCTACTCCAACGGCGCCAACATCGCGGCCGTCACGATGCTCCTCCATCCGGGGCGGATCCACGCCGCCGCCCTGCTCCGTGCCATGGTGGTTCTGGAGCCCGCGCCGCCGCCGGACCTCTCGGGCACCGCGGTGCTCGTGTCCGCTGGGGTCATGGATCCAATCGTGCCGGCCGCGCATGCGGCGCGGCTGGCCGGGATCTTCCGCGACGCGGGCGCGGCGGTGGAGCTGAAGCGGCAACAGGCATCGCACGGGCTCGTCCGATCAGACATCTTTGACTGCAGAGATTGGCTCGCTCGAATCGTCCAGCGTTAGCCGCTTCATTCGAAGTCCATTCCCACGATGACAGATATCGCTCCGGCACACCCATCCACGTCCGCCGAGCTCGAGCAGCTGGCGATCAACGCCGTTCGCGTGCTCTCCATGGACGCGGTGCAGAAGGCCGACTCGGGACATCCCGGAACACCGATGGCGCTGGCGCCGCTGGCGTACACGTTGTGGACCCGGCACATGCGCTACGATCCCCGCGACCCGCTCTGGCCCGATCGCGACCGGTTCGTGTTGTCGGCCGGGCACGCATCGATGCTGCTGTACAGCGTCCTGTACCTCACCGGCTACGACGTCTCGCTCGACGACATCAAGCAGTTCCGCCAATGGGAGAGCGCGACACCCGGCCATCCCGAGCTGGGCTACACGCCGGGCGTGGAGACGACTACCGGTCCGCTGGGACAGGGGTTCGGCAACGCCGTCGGGATGGCCATCGCCGAAGCGCATCTGGCGGCGACGTTCAATCGGGACGAGCACGGCATCATCGATCACTACACCTGGTTCATCGCGAGCGACGGCGATCTCATGGAGGGCATCTCCCATGAGGCTGCGTCGTACTCCGGCCATCTGCGGCTCGGCAAGCTGATCGGCTTCTACGACGACAATCACATCACGATCGAAGGCGCTACCGATCTCACTTACAGCGACGACGCGTTTCAGCGCTTCGATGCGTACGGCTGGCACGTGCAGCGCGTCGCGGATGTCAACGATCTGGACGAGCTGGACAACGCGATCGAGGAAGCGAAGGCGGAGACGCAACGACCGTCGCTCATCATCTGCCGCACGCACATCGGGTACGGCAGCCCGAACAAGCACGATACCGCGGAGGCGCACGGGGCGCCGCTGGGGGAGAAGGAGATCGAGCTCACCAAGCGCAATCTCGGCTACCCGTCGCTCGAGCCGTTCCACGTGGATCCGGATGCCCTCGCGCACTGGCGCAGAGCGGGCGAGCGCGCCACCGCGATGCGCAGGGGATGGGATCACCGGCGGATGGGCTTCGCCAGGGCGCATCCGGCAGAATCAGCGGAGCTCGACCGCCGGCTCGCGGGTGAGCTGCCGGACGGCTGGGAAGAAGCGATTCCCGTATTCACCGCCAAGGACGGCAACGTCGCGAGCCGCGCGGCGTCGGGCGTCGTGCTCAACGCCATCGCGGCAAGGATTCCGGAGCTGATCGGCGGCTCCGCCGATCTCGCCAGCTCCACCAACACGATCATCAAGCAGGAGAGCAGCATCTCCGCGACGAACCCGGGCGGACGCAACTTCCACTTCGGGATTCGCGAGCACGGCATGGGCGCGGTGATGAACGGGATGGCGCTGCATGGCGGAGTGCGCCCGTACGGGGCGACGTTCCTGATTTTCTCCGATTACATGCGGCCCGCGCTGCGGCTCGCGGCGATGATGCGGCAGCCGACGATCTACGTCTTCACGCACGATTCCATCGGGCTCGGCGAGGACGGCCCGACGCATCAACCGGTCGAGCAGCTCTCGACCCTGCGCGCGATTCCGTATTTCACCCTGATCCGTCCCGCGGACGCGAGCGAGACCGCGGAAGCCTGGCGCGCGGCGATCAAGCACACGGCCGGCCCCGTCGCGCTGGTTCTCACCAGGCAGAAGCTCGGGTTCATCGACCGCGACAAGTACGCCGACGCGCGGCTGCTCTCTCACGGAGCGTACGTCCTGAGGGACGCGCCCGGCGGCGAGCCGCAAGTCGTGCTGGTGGCCAGCGGATCCGAGGTCGCGCTGGTGATCGAAGCGCAAGCGCGGCTGGAGTCGGAGGGAGTTCGGGCGCGGGCGGTCAGCATGCCGAGCCACGAGCTGTTCGCGGCGGAGGACGCGGGCTATCGCGCCCGCGTCTTTCCCGAGGGCGTGCCGCGGATCGCCGTCGAGGCGGCGCATCCGATGTCGTGGTACCGCTGGGTGGGCGACACCGGGGTGATACTCGGCCTCGAGCGCTTCGGCGCGTCGGCGCCGTACGCGAAGCTGTACGAGGAGCTCGGCTTCACGGTGGACAAGATCGTGGCCGCCGCCAGGGATCTCGCCGCAACCGGCGCGTGACACGGGAGCCGCGCCTTTACGACATAAGCGTCACCGTAAATCGCGACACGCCGGAATGGCCCGGCGACAGCGCTTTCGCGTCCGAGTGGAGCACGACGATCTCCGGCGGCGACAGCGTCAACGTGTCGGTGATGCGGTCGAGCCCCCACGTGGGCACCCACGCGGACGCCCCGCTGCACGTGCGCGACGGCTGGCCGGGCTCGCACGAGCTGCCGCTCGACGCTTTTTGCGGCCGCGCGATCGTGGTCGACGTCACCCGGTCCGACGGCCCGATCACGCTCGCTCTGCTCGCCGCGAGCATGCCGGGAGACCTCGCCGAGCGGATCGGCCGCTCGCCGCGCGTGCTGCTCAAGACCGAACGCACGATCGCGACCGGGCATTTCCCGGAGGAGTGGCCGACGCTGTCGGAAGAATGCGCTCGCGCGCTGCTCGGCCACGGCGCGCGCCTCGTAGGAGTGGATTGCCCTTCAGTCGACGAGAGAGAGAGCAAATCGCTTCCCGTCCATCACATGCTCTTCTCCGGGAACGCCTGTCTCCTCGAGAACCTCGACCTTCGACGGGTGCGTGCCGGCGATTACGAGCTCCTCGCTTTTCCGCTCAAGGTCATGGGAATGGACGCCGCGCCCGTCCGGGCGGTGCTGCGCGAGATCTAGCCACCGCGTCTGGCACGTCCAATGCCATTAGGGGCGGTGATTAGTGCTTAGTGATTGGTGGTTAGTCACCAGTCACCAGTCACCAGTCACCAGTCACCAGTCACTAGTCACCAATCACTTATGAAGTCCTCCGGCTCCACCGTCTCCGTCTGGATGGATACCGCGGACGTGCCGCAGTTTCCGCCGCTCGCTTCCGACGCGCGCGCGTCGGTTTGCGTGGTCGGCGCGGGAATGGCCGGCATGATGACCGCGTACATGCTCACGCGCGCGGGCAGAAGCGTCATCGTCATTGACGACGGGCCGATCGGCGGCGGCGAGACCGGACGCACCACGGCGCACATAACCGCCGCGCTGGACGATCACTATCACGTGATCGAGAAGGTGCACGGAGCTGATGGCGCGCGATACGCGGCGGAAAGCCACACCGCCGCCATCAACCGCATCGAAGCGATCGTCGGCATGGAGGACATCGACTGCGATTTCGAGCGGCTCGACGGCTACCTGTTCCTCGGAGAGGGACACACCAGGGACCTGCTCGAGGACGAGCGGCGCGCGGCGCACGCCGCCAGGCTGATAGACGTCGAGCTGGTGGAGCGCGCGCCCATCGATTTCTGGGACACCGGGCCGGCGCTGCGCTTCCCGCGCCAGGCGCAGTTTCACTCGCTGAAGTTTCTCGCGGGCCTGGCGCGCGCGATCGTGCGCGACGGCGGGCAGATCTACTGCGGCACGCACGCCGAGCGCATCGAGGACGGCGAGCCGGCGACGGTGAAGACGAGCGATGGGCACGTCATCTCCGCCGACAGCATCGTGGTCGCCACCAACACCCCGGTCAACGATTGGGTCATCATCCATACCAAGCAGGCCGCGTATAGAACGTACGTCATCGGCATGGAGGTCCCGCGCGATTCGGTCCCCGCCGTGCTGCTCTGGGACACGCCGCGGCCGTACCATTACATCCGGATCCACCGGGCCGACCGCGCGGCCGACCCGGACGCGAGCGACATCCTTATCGTCGGCGGAGAAGACCACAAGACGGGGCAGAAGGACGACGCGGTTGAGCGGTTCCGCCACCTCGAGCAGTGGGTGAGCGAGCGCTTCCCCATGGCGGCCCACGTCGCGTACCGCTGGTCCGGTCAGATAATCGAGCCGGTGGACCACCTGGCGTTCATCGGCAGGAATCCGGGGACCGATCGCAACATCTACGTGGCGACCGGCGATTCCGGCAACGGCATAACGCACGGCGCGATCGCCGGGATCCTGCTCACCGATCTCGTGCTGAAGCGCAAGAATCCGTGGAAGAAGCTGTACGACCCGTCGCGCATCACTCTCAGAACCGCGCCCAGATTCACCAGGGAAAACGTGAACGTGATGGTGCAGTACGCGGACTGGTTAACCGGCGGGGATGTGGAGAAGGTCGAATCGGTGCCGGCCGGCTCGGGCGCGGTGCTGCGCGCGGGCGGAAAGAAGATCGCGGTGTATCGCGACGACGGCGGCGCGGTGCACATGTGCTCCGCGGTCTGCACGCACCTCTACTGCATCGTGGACTGGAACTCGGGCGAGAAGACGTGGGACTGCCCCTGCCACGGGTCGAGGTTCGACCCGTACGGCAAGGTTCTCAACGGTCCGGCTATAGCGCCGCTGGAGCCAGTGTCGAAGGACTCGGCGAAAGAGTGACGCGGACGCTGTGGCTCGTGCCGTCGTCGCGCAGCTGAATCACGCCGTCTTCCGCGGGGACGCCATCGACTGAGACCCCGGCGTCGTTCCCGTCGCCGTTCCTCGCCACGTCGATCTCGTACGTGCTCGCGCCGAACCGGTATGTGATGGAGAACCGCCCCCAGCTCGCCGGAATGCGCGGGTCGATGCGGAGCGTATCTCCCCGCTTGGTGAAGCCGAGGATCGCTTCCAGCGCGACGCGGTACATCCAGCCGGCGGATCCCGTGTACCAGGTCCAACCGCCGCGCCCGCTGTGCGCCTTCGCGCTGTACACGTCCGCGGCGACCACGTACGGCTCGACCTTGTAACGATCGATCCCGTCCGCGTCCCTCGCGTGCGTGATCGGATTGATCATCTGGTACAGCTCGTACGCCCGATCCCCGTCCCCCTGCAGCGCGGTCGCCAGAACGGCCCACAGCGCCGCGTGCGTGTACTGCGCTCCGTTCTCCCGGACGCCCGGCACGTAGCCGCGAATGTACCCCGGGTTGTGCGTCGTCTGATCGAACGGCGGCGTGAGCAGCAGCACCAGTCGCGCCTCCCTGTCCACGAGCCGCTCGTACAGCGACTGCATCGCCTGCTTCGCGCGCTCCGGCTTCGCCGCGCCCGAGATCACGCTCCAGCTCTGCGCGATCGAATCGATCTTGGCTTCGTCGCTTTCCTTCGATCCCAGCGGCGACCCGTCGTCGAAGTACGCGCGCCGGTACCACTCCCCGTCCCACGCGTGCCGCTCCACCGCCTGCACGTACGCGTCGGCCGTCGCGCGCAGCCCGGCCGCCGCCTTGGCGTCACCGCGGCGCTCGCAGATTTCCGCGAACGGCCGCAGCGTCGCGACCAGGAACCACGCGAGCCAGACGCTCTCGCCGCGGCCCTCGATTCCGACGCGGTTCATGCCGTCGTTCCAGTCCCCGCTGCCGATGAGCGGCAGGCCGTGCTCGCCCTTGGTGCACGCCCGCTTCAGCGCGCGCAGGCAGTGTTCGTACACGGACGCGTGCTCGTCGGTCGTCTCCGGCAGCTCGTAGACTTCGTCCTCGTCGGGATTGAGCTCCCGCATCGACAGGAACGGCACTTCGTCATCGAGGACGCTCTCGTCACCGGTGACCGTGATGTACCGGTCCACCACGTACGGCAGCCACACCAAGTCGTCCGAGAACCGCGTTCGCACCCCGCGTCCGGTCTGCGGATGCCACCAATGCTGCACGTCTCCCTCCAGGAACTGCCGCCCCGCCGCGCGCACGATCTGCTCGCGCGCCATCTCCGGCTCCGCGTACAGCAGTGCCGTAGCGTCCTGCAGCTGGTCGCGGAAGCCGTACGCTCCGCTCGACTGGTACACGGCCGAGCGGCCCAGCATGCGGCACGACACGGCCTGATACAGCAGCCAGCCGTTGAACAGCAGGTCGAACTCCTCGTCCGGAGTCGCGACCGTGATGACCGAGAGCCTTTCCTTCCACTCGGCGTTCGTGCGCTCGATGGCCGACGCCGCGTCCTCCGGCCGGCGGTGGCGCTTGACCGCCTCACGCGCGCCCGCCTCTCCGGCCGCCGCGCCGAGGAGGAAAACCACCTCGCGCGACTCTCCCGGCTCGAGGGTCAGCTCCGTCTGCAGCGCGGCGCACGGATCCACGGACGGTCCGGTCCTCCGCGTGAGCCCGCCGCGCTCGAGCGCGCGCGGGTTGCTGGTGCTCCCGTTTCTGCCCAGAAATTCCCGGCGGTCCGAAGTGAACGCCGTGAGCGGCTCGCTCATCGCCGCGAAGGCGACGTAGCGGGAGAAGTACGAATCGTACGAGTTGTGCGCGAGCACGGCGGACACCGAGTCGTCGAACTTCGTGATCACGTGATGCTGCGCCTGATCGCGCGTGACCCCGAGCACCCACTCCGAGTATTGCGTCAGGGTCAGGCGTCGCGCGATGTCGCGGTTGTTGCGCAGGACGAGCGTGCTGATCCGCACGGCTTCCGCCGGCGCCAGCCCAAGTCGCAGGAAAGTGTGGACTCCGTTGTGCTCGTGCTCGAACGTGGACCAGCCGGCCCCGTGCCGCACGGTGTACGGGGAGGCATCGCGTATCGGCGACGGTGTCGGGCACCACACTTCGCCCGTTTCCTCGTCGCGCAGGTAGATGCAGTCCGTCGACGGATCGCGAACGGGATCGTTGTGCCAGGGCGTGAGGCGGTAGAAGTAGCTGTTCTCCGCCCAGGTGAATCCCGAGCCCGCTTCGCTCACGCAGAATCCGCCCACCTCGTTGGCGACGATGTTCGCCCATGGCGCGGGCGGGAGATGGTCTCCGGTGAGCCGGATCTCGTATTCCCCGCCCGCTCCGAACCCGCCGAGTCCATTGAACAGCGTCAGGCCTTTGCCCTCGGAGATCGCCGTCTCCGACTTCCGCGGCGGGGCGACGGCCAGCGCCCGGCGCGGGGCGGGTAACGCCAGCGGGGCCGGATACTCCGGCTCCACGTCGGTGAACTCGAGAAAGTTCCCGAGACCGAGTCCGTCGCATTCCACGTGGATGCGCGCGAGGCTGCGGAGCAGCGTCATCTCGTCCGGCTTCAACAGGTCGCCGCGCCGGATGTAGACACCGCCGGGCCGGTCGAGGAGCGCGGCCTCGCTCGACGCCATCACCGTCGTCATGAGCTCTTCCTGCAGATGCTGCAGATAGCTCGCCGGCAAGTTGTTGATGATGACCAGGTCGGACGTGACGCCCTTCAGCCGCCAGTAATGGTGCGCGTTCAGCAGCTGCCGCACGCTCGGCATTCCTCCAACGGTGTCGATGGTCGCGAGCAGGATCGGCCAGTCGCCGGAAATCCCCTGCGGCCACAGCGTCTCCTGCGGATACGACACGGCGCGCGGCTTCTGCTCGGTCACGCGCAGGGCCGGGTGCGGGAACAGCAGGTGTCCCGCGAGCTGCTGGTACAGCGCCGCGTCCGCCGGACCGATCCCGAGATCGCGCAGCTCCGCCTGCGCCTGGGCCCACGACAGGTCCAGCGCCCGGCGCGCGCTGTACGAATCGTGATACAGGTCCGCGAGCTGCAACGCGCGCTGGCGGTCCTCGGCGGCAAGCGTGGTGAACGACACCCGCGCCGACCTCCCCGCCGGAATCCGCACGCGCACCCGCAGCGCGAATATCGGGTCCAGCACCGCGCCCACCGTTCCGGTCAGCTCGCCCTCCGGCTCCATGGCGGCCGGGAAGCGGCGGGACCTTCCGCGGCCGATGAAGCGGGCGCGGTCGGTCTCGTACGTGACTTCGCCCACCGTATCGGGCCCTACCGCCACGACGTGCGCGCACCAGATCGGCTGGTCCTCGTTGGAGCGCGGCCGGCGGCTCGCGAGGATGGCGCTGTTCTTCTCCAGCCACTCGGTCTCGACGAACAGGTTGCCGAACGCCGGATGCGCGCGGTCGTTGGCCTGCGGCGCCAGCACGATCTCGCCGTAGCTCGTCAGCTCGATCTCCTTCGCCGCCGACGACCTGTTGATGACGGTGACGCGCCGCACTTCCGCCGCGTCCTCCGAGACGACCGCGATTTCCGTGTACGTCTCGACGTCGTCGTCGCGGCGCGAGAACGACACGCGATCCGCCGAGAACACCACGCTGTAGCTCGACGGCGCGACGCAGGTCGGCTGGTACGACGTGGACCACACGCGCCCGGTGCCCAGGTCCTTCAGGTAGCACCAATGGCCATACGAGTCGCGCGTGCCGTCGGCGCGCCAGCGCGTGACGGCCGCATTGCCATACCGGCTGTATCCCCCACCGGCGTTGGTGACGAGAATCGTGTACGGCGGGTTGCCGAGGATTGCGATGCGCGGCTGCGATGTGTTGGGCGTGTCGATCTCGCGCGCGGCCGGCTTCTCGGTCTCGCGCGGCGCGCGCAGGCTGACCGTCTCGTCGCTCGGCGGATTCTGCGCGGTGAGCCGGCGCGGAATCCGCTCGTGCAGCATCAGCTCCGCGGAGCGCACCAGCGGGTCCGAATGGAAGCGGCGCTGCCACAGCTGCCGCTTGAGCGCGTTGGTCAGCGCGACCACGCTCATGCCCACGTGGTGCGTGAAGTAAGCGCCCACGACGGCGCGCTTGGTCCCGACCAGCGGACGCGTGTAGTCGATGGCCTCGCGGAATCCGTAGGGGCCGAGCGCGCCGTCGGCTTCGAGCGACGACAGGTTGCGGATCGCCTGGTGCGGCTCGACCAGCATCGCCAGCATCGTGGCGTACGGCGCAACCACGAGGTCGTTGCGCAGCCCGCGCTTGAGCGCGAGTTCCGGGACTCCGAAGCCGCGGTACTGGTACGTCTGGTTGCGGTCCCGCGCGTTGTAGCCGGACTCCGACATCCCCCACGGCACGCCGCGCTCGGCGCCGTACGCGATGTGCCGCCGCACCGCCCCGCGGTACGTCTGGTCCAGCAGCGTGAACGGGAACGACTGCATGACGAGGACCGGCATCAGGTATTCGAACATGCTCCCGCTCCACGACAGCAGCGTCTGCGTCCCCGCCCCCGTTGAGAGCGACCGCCCGAGCCGGAACCAGTGCTCGGGATCCACATCGTCCTTCGCGATCGCCATGAACGAAGCGAGCCGCGCCTCCGAGGCGAGCAGGTCGTAGAAGGAGTTGTCGAGCGTGTCGCTGCTCTGCCGGTAGCCGATGGAGAAGAGCTTCCGTCTCTCGTCGAAGAGGAACGTGAAGTCCATCTCCAGCGCGTAGTCGTTCGCGCGATTGGCGATGGCGAGCAGCCGCCTCTCCTGGTCCGGGAACGGCTTGCCCTTCTCGACGATGCCGAGGCAAGCCTGCTTCAGGGCGATCAGGTGGCCCGCGAAGTTGCCGCTGTCGACCGTCGAGATGTACGCGGGCTCCAGTACCCGCAGCTCCGACAGCTCGTACCAGTTGAAGAAATGGCCGCGGAAGCGGCGCATGCGCTCCAGCGCGCGGAACACGCGCTCGATCTGGTCGAGCATCTCGTCCCGGCCAATGAATCCCAGGTCCGCCGCGGAGACGGTGCTCAGCAGCTGCAGGCCGATGTTCGTCGGCGACGTGCGCATCGCGACCACGGGCGTCGGGTCTTCCTGAAAGTTGTCCGGCGCCAGTCCGTGCGTCTCCTCCGAGACGAAGCGCTCGAAGAAGTGCCAGTGCAGCCGCGCGTATCTGAATGCGGCCTGGCGCTCCCCTTCCGTCAGATGAACTTCGCGCGGAATCGCCGGCGCGCTCAGCGCGCTGGCGATGGCCGGGGATATCGTCCAGAGTCCGAGCGTCGTCAGGGCCACGATGAATGTCGGTATGTCGATCATCGAGCCGATCGCGTGCGCTCCGCCCGCGTCGGCAAGGAACAGCCATGGCCCGATCACCAGCGCCGCCGCGAGGGTCAGGCCCAGTGCGGGAACCGGCCACATCTTCCGCCACACTTCCCGCTGGCCGCCGCCCATCGTCCGCTCCACCTGCGACGCGGTCTGCCACTCGAGGAGATTCCTCTTCGTGACGGCGAGCCGGATCAGCGTGCGAATGATCGCGTCGGCGGATATCACGGCCTGGTGGGGAAGGAAGACCACCGCGAGCACGATCTGCTGCACGCTCACGATCCAGTCGCGCCAGATCGCCGCGTAGTACGCCGTCCACGACTGATCGGCCGGCGGCCGCAACGCCGCGAGCAGAACCGAGATGACCCACGGCATCGCGATGGTCGCGACGGTGATCACCGTCCAGAGAACCGCGTTGATGTCGAGCCAGAGCCACCCGCCCACGAGCATCAGCAGCTGCGCCAGCTCCACCACGCTGCGCCGCAGGTTGTCGAAGATCTTCCAGCGCGAGATCGTGGAGAGACGGTTGCGCATCGGCCCGTTCGGGCCGGGCACGGTGTCCCGCAGCCAGCCGGAGATTTGCCAGTCGCCCCGGATCCACCGGTGCTTCCGCCGCGTGAACGCCAGGTACCGCGTCGGATAGTCGTCGTACAGCTGAATGTCCGTGACGAGCGCCGCGCGACTGTAGGTCCCTTCGATGAGATCGTGGCTCAGCAGCCGGTTCTCGGGGAACCGACCCTCCGTCGCGTGCTCGAACGCCTCGATGTCGTAGATACCCTTCCCCGCGAAGCTGCCCTCGGCGTACAGGTCCTGATACACGTCCGAGACGGCGGTGGTGTAGGGATCCACGCCCGGATGCCCGGAGTGAATCGCGGCGAACCGGGAGCGATGCGCGCTCGTCAGCGAGACGCCGATGCGCGGCTGCATGATCCCGTACCCGCTCAGCACGCGGCCGTAGCGCCGGTCGTACACCGCCCGGTTCAGCGGATGCGCCATCGTTCCCACCAGCATCTGCGCCGCGTCCCGCGGCAGCACGGTATCGCTATCGAGCGTGATCACGTAGCGCGCGTCCTGCAGCGGCGCCGTATCGCCGACCATGACGGAAAACGCGTCCAGCGCTCCCCCGCGGAGGAATTTGTTGAGCTGCGAGAGCTTGCCGCGCTTGCGCTCCCAGCCCATCCACACGCCCTGCTTC
This sequence is a window from Gemmatimonadaceae bacterium. Protein-coding genes within it:
- a CDS encoding alpha/beta hydrolase; this translates as MSERCGFTHRFVPSPSGSRDTVLLLLHGTGGNEDDLLDLGYELSPDSALLSPRGKVLENGAPRFFRRLAEGVFDLDDVRLRAGELATFIECARAEYGFEDARIVAVGYSNGANIAAVTMLLHPGRIHAAALLRAMVVLEPAPPPDLSGTAVLVSAGVMDPIVPAAHAARLAGIFRDAGAAVELKRQQASHGLVRSDIFDCRDWLARIVQR
- the tkt gene encoding transketolase, translating into MTDIAPAHPSTSAELEQLAINAVRVLSMDAVQKADSGHPGTPMALAPLAYTLWTRHMRYDPRDPLWPDRDRFVLSAGHASMLLYSVLYLTGYDVSLDDIKQFRQWESATPGHPELGYTPGVETTTGPLGQGFGNAVGMAIAEAHLAATFNRDEHGIIDHYTWFIASDGDLMEGISHEAASYSGHLRLGKLIGFYDDNHITIEGATDLTYSDDAFQRFDAYGWHVQRVADVNDLDELDNAIEEAKAETQRPSLIICRTHIGYGSPNKHDTAEAHGAPLGEKEIELTKRNLGYPSLEPFHVDPDALAHWRRAGERATAMRRGWDHRRMGFARAHPAESAELDRRLAGELPDGWEEAIPVFTAKDGNVASRAASGVVLNAIAARIPELIGGSADLASSTNTIIKQESSISATNPGGRNFHFGIREHGMGAVMNGMALHGGVRPYGATFLIFSDYMRPALRLAAMMRQPTIYVFTHDSIGLGEDGPTHQPVEQLSTLRAIPYFTLIRPADASETAEAWRAAIKHTAGPVALVLTRQKLGFIDRDKYADARLLSHGAYVLRDAPGGEPQVVLVASGSEVALVIEAQARLESEGVRARAVSMPSHELFAAEDAGYRARVFPEGVPRIAVEAAHPMSWYRWVGDTGVILGLERFGASAPYAKLYEELGFTVDKIVAAARDLAATGA
- a CDS encoding cyclase family protein, coding for MTREPRLYDISVTVNRDTPEWPGDSAFASEWSTTISGGDSVNVSVMRSSPHVGTHADAPLHVRDGWPGSHELPLDAFCGRAIVVDVTRSDGPITLALLAASMPGDLAERIGRSPRVLLKTERTIATGHFPEEWPTLSEECARALLGHGARLVGVDCPSVDERESKSLPVHHMLFSGNACLLENLDLRRVRAGDYELLAFPLKVMGMDAAPVRAVLREI
- a CDS encoding FAD-dependent oxidoreductase, with amino-acid sequence MKSSGSTVSVWMDTADVPQFPPLASDARASVCVVGAGMAGMMTAYMLTRAGRSVIVIDDGPIGGGETGRTTAHITAALDDHYHVIEKVHGADGARYAAESHTAAINRIEAIVGMEDIDCDFERLDGYLFLGEGHTRDLLEDERRAAHAARLIDVELVERAPIDFWDTGPALRFPRQAQFHSLKFLAGLARAIVRDGGQIYCGTHAERIEDGEPATVKTSDGHVISADSIVVATNTPVNDWVIIHTKQAAYRTYVIGMEVPRDSVPAVLLWDTPRPYHYIRIHRADRAADPDASDILIVGGEDHKTGQKDDAVERFRHLEQWVSERFPMAAHVAYRWSGQIIEPVDHLAFIGRNPGTDRNIYVATGDSGNGITHGAIAGILLTDLVLKRKNPWKKLYDPSRITLRTAPRFTRENVNVMVQYADWLTGGDVEKVESVPAGSGAVLRAGGKKIAVYRDDGGAVHMCSAVCTHLYCIVDWNSGEKTWDCPCHGSRFDPYGKVLNGPAIAPLEPVSKDSAKE
- a CDS encoding glucoamylase family protein, encoding MGPIRGEVLGADRLAERARHVARSHRLAPPQKRRGPEPLLQRLDGTREILARVYSALNDGAEREVDISPAGEWFLDNFYIIQEHIREVRTSLPRGYYQELPKLAGGPLADHPRVYEVATELIAHTEGHLDLENITLFVREYQRVAPLKLGELWAIPAMLRLGLVENIRRMALRLEARLREVAVADLWAIRLHTANQQSDQALSTALKEFVDHHPKLTPTFVARFLQQLRGYQSNFTPLVWLEQWIAEDGPTTEEAVTRSNRRVALTQITVVNCIMSLRAISRLDWKSFVESQSAMERVLRRDPGGDYAWMAFGSRDQYRHIIEGIAKRSSQFEEDVARLAVEMASTGEGRERHVGFYLVDEGRLRLEARTGYMPSWRERLHRLVLRHPNATYFGGITIATLGFLALLWKLIDPLSTAQQAVLLLLSAIPLNEVAINLVNQLVTYLLPPRTIPRMEYRETGIPEECRTVVVVPTLFGNVGAVREALEHVEVQFLANRDPLLHFAILSDFTDAPTEHREGDDEIVETAATGIRELNSKYAAAGRIGDAFYLFHRQRLWNPKQGVWMGWERKRGKLSQLNKFLRGGALDAFSVMVGDTAPLQDARYVITLDSDTVLPRDAAQMLVGTMAHPLNRAVYDRRYGRVLSGYGIMQPRIGVSLTSAHRSRFAAIHSGHPGVDPYTTAVSDVYQDLYAEGSFAGKGIYDIEAFEHATEGRFPENRLLSHDLIEGTYSRAALVTDIQLYDDYPTRYLAFTRRKHRWIRGDWQISGWLRDTVPGPNGPMRNRLSTISRWKIFDNLRRSVVELAQLLMLVGGWLWLDINAVLWTVITVATIAMPWVISVLLAALRPPADQSWTAYYAAIWRDWIVSVQQIVLAVVFLPHQAVISADAIIRTLIRLAVTKRNLLEWQTASQVERTMGGGQREVWRKMWPVPALGLTLAAALVIGPWLFLADAGGAHAIGSMIDIPTFIVALTTLGLWTISPAIASALSAPAIPREVHLTEGERQAAFRYARLHWHFFERFVSEETHGLAPDNFQEDPTPVVAMRTSPTNIGLQLLSTVSAADLGFIGRDEMLDQIERVFRALERMRRFRGHFFNWYELSELRVLEPAYISTVDSGNFAGHLIALKQACLGIVEKGKPFPDQERRLLAIANRANDYALEMDFTFLFDERRKLFSIGYRQSSDTLDNSFYDLLASEARLASFMAIAKDDVDPEHWFRLGRSLSTGAGTQTLLSWSGSMFEYLMPVLVMQSFPFTLLDQTYRGAVRRHIAYGAERGVPWGMSESGYNARDRNQTYQYRGFGVPELALKRGLRNDLVVAPYATMLAMLVEPHQAIRNLSSLEADGALGPYGFREAIDYTRPLVGTKRAVVGAYFTHHVGMSVVALTNALKRQLWQRRFHSDPLVRSAELMLHERIPRRLTAQNPPSDETVSLRAPRETEKPAAREIDTPNTSQPRIAILGNPPYTILVTNAGGGYSRYGNAAVTRWRADGTRDSYGHWCYLKDLGTGRVWSTSYQPTCVAPSSYSVVFSADRVSFSRRDDDVETYTEIAVVSEDAAEVRRVTVINRSSAAKEIELTSYGEIVLAPQANDRAHPAFGNLFVETEWLEKNSAILASRRPRSNEDQPIWCAHVVAVGPDTVGEVTYETDRARFIGRGRSRRFPAAMEPEGELTGTVGAVLDPIFALRVRVRIPAGRSARVSFTTLAAEDRQRALQLADLYHDSYSARRALDLSWAQAQAELRDLGIGPADAALYQQLAGHLLFPHPALRVTEQKPRAVSYPQETLWPQGISGDWPILLATIDTVGGMPSVRQLLNAHHYWRLKGVTSDLVIINNLPASYLQHLQEELMTTVMASSEAALLDRPGGVYIRRGDLLKPDEMTLLRSLARIHVECDGLGLGNFLEFTDVEPEYPAPLALPAPRRALAVAPPRKSETAISEGKGLTLFNGLGGFGAGGEYEIRLTGDHLPPAPWANIVANEVGGFCVSEAGSGFTWAENSYFYRLTPWHNDPVRDPSTDCIYLRDEETGEVWCPTPSPIRDASPYTVRHGAGWSTFEHEHNGVHTFLRLGLAPAEAVRISTLVLRNNRDIARRLTLTQYSEWVLGVTRDQAQHHVITKFDDSVSAVLAHNSYDSYFSRYVAFAAMSEPLTAFTSDRREFLGRNGSTSNPRALERGGLTRRTGPSVDPCAALQTELTLEPGESREVVFLLGAAAGEAGAREAVKRHRRPEDAASAIERTNAEWKERLSVITVATPDEEFDLLFNGWLLYQAVSCRMLGRSAVYQSSGAYGFRDQLQDATALLYAEPEMAREQIVRAAGRQFLEGDVQHWWHPQTGRGVRTRFSDDLVWLPYVVDRYITVTGDESVLDDEVPFLSMRELNPDEDEVYELPETTDEHASVYEHCLRALKRACTKGEHGLPLIGSGDWNDGMNRVGIEGRGESVWLAWFLVATLRPFAEICERRGDAKAAAGLRATADAYVQAVERHAWDGEWYRRAYFDDGSPLGSKESDEAKIDSIAQSWSVISGAAKPERAKQAMQSLYERLVDREARLVLLLTPPFDQTTHNPGYIRGYVPGVRENGAQYTHAALWAVLATALQGDGDRAYELYQMINPITHARDADGIDRYKVEPYVVAADVYSAKAHSGRGGWTWYTGSAGWMYRVALEAILGFTKRGDTLRIDPRIPASWGRFSITYRFGASTYEIDVARNGDGNDAGVSVDGVPAEDGVIQLRDDGTSHSVRVTLSPSPSTLAPAAL